TTGTAACTGATAATGTATTTAGTATGGACGGTGATCAGGCTAACATTAAAGGTATTGAAAAAATTGTAGAAAAAACTGATACATTCTTGATGCAAGATGATGCACATGGATTTGGTGTATTTAAGCCAATTATTCCAAAAAATTCAATTTACATGGCAACACTAGGTAAAGCTGTAGGTACTATGGGGGCTTTTGTAGCTGGCAATGAGGATTTAATTGATTTTTTAATCCAAAAATCACGCCCTTATATTTATACAACAGCAATTGTACCTGCTTTATGTAGTGCCACACTAAAAAGCTTAGAACTAATTAAAGAAGGTGAACAAAATACTAAATTATTAGCTAATATTCATTATTTCCAAAATCTTTCTAAAGCACTAAACCTACCCATTAAAGCATCTAATAGTGCTATACAGCCACTAATTTTAGGTAATAATAAAAAATCAATTAACATCTCAAAAAAGTTATTCAGTACAGGCTTTCATATCAGTGCCATTCGCCCACCAACTGTACCAAAAAACACAACTCGTTTAAGAATAACACTAAATGCCGACCATACACAAAACCAAATTAAAGAACTTCTTATCCAACTTAAATATGTTATACAGTAACACAGAAGGTTTTGGGGTTGATTTAGTATTACTTCATGGTTGGGGATTTAATTCAGAAATATTTAATAGTTTATTTTATAATTATAAAAATCAATACCGCATCACACTTATTGATTTACCTGGACATGGTAAAAGTACTAATATTTATGGTGGACTTAATGAATGGAGTGATGAAATTATCAAAATTTTACCAAGAAATCCTATTCTATTAGGATGGTCTTTAGGTGGATTACTTGCCATTAATATTGCTAGTAAAATAACTGTATCAAGCCTTATTCTTATTGCATCAACGCCAAATTTTATCCAAACAAATAATTGGGAATTTGGCATAGATAAGAATAATTTTAAGCAATTTTCAAATGCTCTACAACTAAATTTATCTAAAGGTTTAAAACGCTTTATTAGTTTGCAAACCAAAAATAAATCAAAACTTAAAGCATTAAATAAAGTTATTGAACAATACTCAACAACAACACAAGCACTTAATCAGGGATTGGAAATATTACTTAACACAAACCTAAATAATAAATTTAAAAAACTATCTATACCAATAGAAGTAGTACTGGGAAAATATGATACCTTGGTGCCAATTAAAATTAGCCATTGGTACAATCAAAATCACATAAAAACTTGTATCTTAAACACTGGACATTTGCCTTTTCTACATCATGATTTTGTCCTACCATCAACACTTAAAGTTAAGTATAATTCAAGTAATACTTAACTTTGGAGAAATTGATGAGTGTACTAGTGGGTGTTATTATGGGATCAAAATCAGATTGGATAACCATGAAAAACACAGTAACCATACTCAAAGAACTTAATATTCCATACGAGGTTAAAGTGATTTCTGCACATCGAACACCGGATTTAATGTTCGACTATGCATCAAACGCACTTGAACGTGGGCTTAAAGTGATTATTGCAGGTGCAGGTGGTGCTGCGCATTTACCAGGCATGGTAGCTAGCAAAACTATTGTTCCAGTATTAGGTGTACCTATTCAATCATGTGCACTTAATGGTCAAGATTCTTTATTATCTATTTCTCAAATGCCTGCTGGTATCCCTGTTGGTACATTAGCTATTGGTAAAAATGGTGCTAAAAATGCAGGTATTTTAGCTGCACAAATTATTGGCAATGAAAACCAAGCTATTAGAAGTATAGTAACTAATTTTAGAGCTAAACAAACTCAGGATATTTTAGACAATCCTAATCCACAAGAATAACAGATGAAAGTTGGTATATTAGGCGCAGGCCAATTGGGTAGAATGCTAGCTATTTCTGGCTATCCATTAAATCACCAATTTGGTTTTTCCGGTAAAACTCATGATGAACCATCCTCTTTATTAGGGCATATGTTTGCACACGAAGATAATATAAATAATATTAACTCTTTAATAGAGTTTTCTGATGTTATTACTTATGAAAGTGAAAATACTAAAGTTGAAATTGTTAAAAAAATTAATAAAAAAGTCCCTGTTCACCCTAATGAAAAATCCTTATTTATTACACAACATCGTGGTCGAGAAAAAGCTTTATTCGATCAGCTAAATATTCCTTGTGCACCCTATCAAATAGTAAATTCTGAATCAGATTTAAAAGCAGCGGTTAAAACTATTGGTTTACCAGCAATTTTAAAAACTGTAACCGATGGTTATGATGGTAAGGGTCAATTCCTCCTCCATAAAGCTAAACAAATTACTAAAGCCTGGGAAAGCATGAATGATGTAGAATCAATTCTAGAAGGGGTTATTAATTTTAAACGTGAGCTTTCTTTAATTGCTGTACGTGGCATTGATAATAGCCATAAATACTACCCAATGGTTGAAAATAAACATCATGAAGGCATTTTAAGATTAACCATTGCACCTGCTCAGAATATTAACGAAAAAATTCAAAAAACAGCACAGCATTACATGCAAACTTTACTCGATGAAATGGATTACATTGGTGTGCTTA
This sequence is a window from Candidatus Vesicomyosocius sp. SY067_SCS001. Protein-coding genes within it:
- a CDS encoding aminotransferase class I/II-fold pyridoxal phosphate-dependent enzyme — translated: MDFSQDLSNLKQNYLYRTRKISKNTQININGKSLINFCSNDYLSLASHPQVKEAFKQGIDKFGVGASASHLISGHTAAHQALEEALANYTGQEKALLFSTGYMANIGVFSALKDKLDWVLQDKFNHASLIDANHLIGLPLQRYLHNNLKSLKKKINKQTGQGLIVTDNVFSMDGDQANIKGIEKIVEKTDTFLMQDDAHGFGVFKPIIPKNSIYMATLGKAVGTMGAFVAGNEDLIDFLIQKSRPYIYTTAIVPALCSATLKSLELIKEGEQNTKLLANIHYFQNLSKALNLPIKASNSAIQPLILGNNKKSINISKKLFSTGFHISAIRPPTVPKNTTRLRITLNADHTQNQIKELLIQLKYVIQ
- a CDS encoding alpha/beta fold hydrolase, giving the protein MLYSNTEGFGVDLVLLHGWGFNSEIFNSLFYNYKNQYRITLIDLPGHGKSTNIYGGLNEWSDEIIKILPRNPILLGWSLGGLLAINIASKITVSSLILIASTPNFIQTNNWEFGIDKNNFKQFSNALQLNLSKGLKRFISLQTKNKSKLKALNKVIEQYSTTTQALNQGLEILLNTNLNNKFKKLSIPIEVVLGKYDTLVPIKISHWYNQNHIKTCILNTGHLPFLHHDFVLPSTLKVKYNSSNT
- the purE gene encoding 5-(carboxyamino)imidazole ribonucleotide mutase, translated to MSVLVGVIMGSKSDWITMKNTVTILKELNIPYEVKVISAHRTPDLMFDYASNALERGLKVIIAGAGGAAHLPGMVASKTIVPVLGVPIQSCALNGQDSLLSISQMPAGIPVGTLAIGKNGAKNAGILAAQIIGNENQAIRSIVTNFRAKQTQDILDNPNPQE
- a CDS encoding 5-(carboxyamino)imidazole ribonucleotide synthase, with amino-acid sequence MKVGILGAGQLGRMLAISGYPLNHQFGFSGKTHDEPSSLLGHMFAHEDNINNINSLIEFSDVITYESENTKVEIVKKINKKVPVHPNEKSLFITQHRGREKALFDQLNIPCAPYQIVNSESDLKAAVKTIGLPAILKTVTDGYDGKGQFLLHKAKQITKAWESMNDVESILEGVINFKRELSLIAVRGIDNSHKYYPMVENKHHEGILRLTIAPAQNINEKIQKTAQHYMQTLLDEMDYIGVLTIELFETKNGLIVNEMAPRVHNSGHWSIEGTNTSQFENHIRAITGMPLGDTTPTHPFCAMINIISKLGDINTVLKMPNTHLHLYDKPERKNRKLGHANITANSQAKLNESITKLKNFLP